The following proteins are encoded in a genomic region of Porphyrobacter sp. CACIAM 03H1:
- a CDS encoding TIGR01244 family sulfur transferase, which translates to MSDFRRINENMLVSPQLALEDIAAAAAQGVTTIVNNRPDGEEPSAPQSDAIEAAAAAAGLNYVAIPVGHAGFSEPQVDAMIAAMEQAEGPILAYCRSGTRSTLLWALASAKLGEDPDAIARAAAQAGYDVSPIRTMIDMLAAR; encoded by the coding sequence ATGAGCGATTTTCGCCGCATCAACGAGAATATGCTGGTCAGCCCGCAACTTGCGCTGGAGGATATCGCTGCCGCAGCAGCACAGGGCGTGACGACCATCGTCAACAACCGCCCCGACGGCGAGGAGCCCTCCGCCCCCCAGAGTGACGCGATCGAAGCCGCCGCCGCCGCCGCGGGGCTCAACTATGTTGCGATTCCCGTCGGCCACGCCGGCTTCAGCGAGCCGCAGGTCGACGCCATGATCGCCGCGATGGAGCAGGCCGAGGGCCCGATTCTCGCCTATTGCCGCTCGGGCACGCGATCGACCCTGCTGTGGGCGCTGGCGAGCGCGAAGCTGGGCGAGGACCCTGACGCCATCGCTCGCGCCGCTGCACAGGCGGGCTACGACGTGAGCCCGATTCGCACCATGATCGACATGCTCGCCGCGCGCTGA